One genomic window of Anaerolineae bacterium includes the following:
- a CDS encoding LSU ribosomal protein L13p (L13Ae), translating to MEKTYYPKAQEITQEWILVDANDQNLGRLATQIARLLLGKHKPNYTPGVEMGDCVVVVNAERIRVTGKKMTEKIYYRHSNYPSGLKAINLRDLLAKHPERVIRFAVWGMLPHNRLGRRLIKNLKVYAGPDHPHQAQKPKPLAKGA from the coding sequence GTGGAAAAGACATATTATCCAAAAGCACAAGAGATCACGCAAGAGTGGATATTGGTGGATGCCAATGACCAGAATTTGGGCCGCCTGGCCACACAGATTGCCCGCCTGTTATTGGGCAAACATAAACCCAACTATACGCCGGGTGTAGAAATGGGTGACTGCGTTGTGGTGGTAAACGCCGAGCGGATTCGGGTGACCGGCAAGAAGATGACCGAAAAAATATATTATCGCCATTCGAACTATCCAAGTGGATTGAAAGCCATTAACCTGCGGGATCTGCTTGCCAAACATCCCGAAAGAGTCATCCGTTTTGCGGTGTGGGGAATGTTACCTCATAATCGCCTGGGCCGCCGCCTGATCAAGAACCTGAAAGTGTATGCTGGACCTGATCATCCTCATCAAGCCCAGAAACCCAAACCGCTGGCGAAAGGAGCATAA
- a CDS encoding SSU ribosomal protein S9p (S16e): MSEQYFEGIGRRKEATARVRLMRGSGRFIVNDKPIEQYFTRLGDVDAILAPFKVTGENPSALDVTVKVEGGGVTGQTGAVQLGLARALLLMNPDYRKILREGGLLTRDARVKERKKPGLKRARKAPTYTKR; the protein is encoded by the coding sequence ATGAGTGAACAGTATTTTGAAGGGATTGGTCGCCGCAAAGAAGCTACTGCGCGGGTGCGCTTGATGCGCGGCAGTGGGCGTTTTATTGTCAATGATAAACCTATCGAACAATATTTCACCCGTTTGGGCGACGTTGATGCAATTTTAGCTCCTTTTAAGGTGACCGGGGAAAATCCCTCTGCCCTGGATGTTACCGTGAAGGTCGAAGGCGGCGGGGTGACCGGCCAGACAGGCGCGGTGCAACTGGGATTGGCGCGGGCTCTATTGTTAATGAATCCCGACTATCGCAAAATCCTGCGTGAGGGTGGCTTGCTAACCCGAGATGCGCGTGTCAAAGAGCGCAAGAAACCAGGCTTGAAGCGCGCTCGCAAAGCCCCTACTTACACCAAACGTTAA
- a CDS encoding DNA-directed RNA polymerase alpha subunit produces MIGYMSLVTPKIERDAEARNYGRFVISPLERGYGITIGNSLRRVLLSSLEGAAVTSIRISDIHHEFSDIPGVREDVIRIMLNIKQLRMRMHDVDTARLHLEVRGAGAVTAADIITPPEIEIVNPDLYLFTVDDSKTDLDIEMTVERGRGYSPADDRIGKLPIGELPVDAIFSPVRRVNWTVGSARVGQSTNYDSLKLEIWTDGTLSPEKALSSAAKLLIEQFRHLAGVSEESLALREAEYAEGGRLTSEMIETPIENLDLSVRVFNSLKRTGITTVGEVLELLEKGEEAMMSIRNFGEKSLEELRQKMREKGYLKDEEEITAE; encoded by the coding sequence GTGATTGGCTATATGAGTTTAGTAACGCCAAAAATCGAGCGTGATGCAGAAGCGCGTAATTATGGGAGATTTGTCATTAGCCCGCTTGAGCGCGGTTACGGAATTACGATTGGAAATTCGTTGCGCCGGGTGTTGTTATCTTCCCTTGAAGGCGCAGCGGTGACCTCAATCCGTATTTCTGACATCCACCACGAATTCAGTGATATTCCAGGTGTGCGCGAGGATGTTATCCGCATCATGCTGAATATCAAACAACTGCGCATGCGGATGCATGATGTTGATACCGCTCGCCTGCATCTGGAAGTACGTGGCGCTGGGGCAGTGACTGCCGCGGATATTATTACGCCGCCCGAAATCGAGATCGTCAATCCAGATTTATATTTATTTACCGTGGATGATAGCAAGACCGATCTGGATATCGAGATGACCGTTGAGCGTGGGCGTGGCTACTCACCAGCTGATGATCGGATTGGGAAACTGCCCATTGGGGAACTGCCGGTGGATGCCATCTTTAGTCCGGTGCGACGGGTTAACTGGACGGTGGGCAGCGCGCGGGTCGGACAAAGCACCAATTACGATAGCCTGAAGCTCGAAATCTGGACGGATGGGACACTCAGCCCGGAGAAAGCCCTCAGCTCCGCTGCCAAACTCCTGATCGAGCAATTCCGCCATCTGGCAGGGGTGAGTGAGGAATCCTTAGCCCTGCGGGAGGCTGAATATGCCGAAGGAGGACGGCTGACCAGCGAAATGATCGAGACACCCATAGAGAATCTGGATTTGTCGGTGCGGGTATTTAATTCCCTCAAACGCACCGGTATTACTACTGTGGGTGAGGTGTTGGAGTTGCTGGAAAAGGGTGAAGAGGCGATGATGTCCATCCGTAATTTTGGTGAGAAAAGCCTGGAAGAACTGCGCCAGAAGATGCGCGAAAAAGGCTATCTCAAAGACGAAGAAGAAATTACAGCGGAGTAA
- a CDS encoding LSU ribosomal protein L17p, whose product MRHKVAGVKLGRSKDHRKALRRNLIKELFDHGRIQTTRAKADAVRGQAERLITLARRGLQASEIQQVHARRLAAARLGDAASVRKLFDDIAPRFENRPGGYTRVVKLGPRMGDAAEMVILELVEE is encoded by the coding sequence ATGCGACATAAAGTTGCCGGAGTAAAACTTGGACGCAGTAAAGATCATCGAAAGGCTTTGCGGCGCAACCTGATTAAAGAACTATTCGATCACGGTCGCATTCAGACAACCCGGGCGAAAGCCGATGCTGTACGCGGGCAGGCAGAACGTTTGATCACCCTTGCCAGGCGTGGCCTTCAGGCATCGGAAATCCAGCAAGTCCATGCCCGTCGCCTGGCTGCTGCCCGCCTTGGAGATGCAGCTTCGGTTCGGAAACTTTTTGATGACATTGCGCCGCGCTTTGAAAATCGCCCGGGCGGTTATACCCGTGTAGTCAAATTGGGACCTCGCATGGGTGATGCGGCCGAAATGGTAATTTTAGAACTGGTTGAGGAGTAA
- a CDS encoding tRNA pseudouridine synthase A, whose protein sequence is MILAYDGSRFAGFQRQRRTYPSPTVQDLFEEALRKLGWRGEKVLYAGRTDRGVHALGQVVAFDLEWRHAAEALQAALNACLPDDIAVQKVSECASTFHPRYQALGRRYRYRLFCAETRQPLLERYAWRVWPAVEIEPMQSAARLIIGQHDFGAFGSPLSGRGSTQREVQFANWKAWQEDCVGSAWQFDVQANAFLYHMVRRLVAAMVAIGQKRLTLEQFQRALQGMDALPKVELAPPQGLTLMEVLYGQSS, encoded by the coding sequence GTGATCCTTGCCTATGATGGCAGCCGCTTTGCCGGCTTCCAGCGTCAAAGGCGCACTTACCCATCGCCAACCGTTCAGGATTTGTTCGAAGAAGCTTTGCGCAAGCTGGGTTGGCGGGGCGAGAAAGTGCTCTATGCCGGGCGCACCGACCGAGGGGTGCACGCTTTGGGACAGGTGGTGGCTTTTGACCTGGAATGGCGTCATGCAGCCGAGGCTTTGCAAGCTGCGTTGAATGCCTGCCTGCCTGACGATATCGCCGTTCAAAAGGTGAGCGAGTGCGCCTCCACCTTCCATCCGCGCTACCAGGCACTGGGACGACGCTACCGCTATCGTTTGTTTTGTGCCGAAACTCGTCAGCCATTGTTGGAACGATATGCCTGGCGGGTCTGGCCGGCGGTCGAGATCGAGCCCATGCAAAGCGCAGCCCGGTTGATCATTGGGCAGCATGACTTTGGAGCGTTTGGTTCACCGTTGTCTGGGCGAGGCAGCACCCAACGAGAGGTGCAATTTGCCAACTGGAAAGCCTGGCAGGAGGACTGCGTGGGTAGCGCTTGGCAATTTGATGTTCAAGCCAATGCCTTTTTATATCACATGGTGCGGCGGCTGGTGGCGGCAATGGTTGCTATTGGGCAAAAGCGCCTGACCCTGGAGCAGTTTCAACGCGCTTTGCAAGGTATGGACGCTTTGCCAAAGGTGGAGTTGGCTCCACCGCAAGGATTAACTTTGATGGAAGTACTGTACGGACAGTCCAGTTGA
- a CDS encoding Homoserine kinase, whose product MLNFKPGARRARQVFQGLFALILHENHGTSMSEIPYISIEHVLSHYNLGKLLCCEQNLRGYCNTSFAIQTLMDGKPTWHFLRRYKASICEEELLFEHSLIQHLAHNHTLPVARLYLTREGKTYLIEPCEGTNQAPTFFAIFEYLGGEDRYTWINPHCSDTELRNAALLLARYHQAVWNFQPAGRRAEPDIRGLIPVFQANLNACLEKPLPAELHNPLQDYAPFLRAKFEQLQRLFADSQMQHLPRLIVHHDYHPGNLKFEGENVVGLFDFDWSKEDWRALDVALALFYFSTEWEGQSDGRLRLEEVETFLSAYQQSFGGTTEGFALTQSELNLLWPFIEAANLYVLNWTIVDILSKEVDAQEYGMYLWHGLNAAVWLDQNPLRM is encoded by the coding sequence ATGTTAAACTTTAAGCCCGGAGCAAGGCGAGCCCGGCAAGTCTTCCAGGGCTTATTTGCTTTGATTTTACATGAAAACCACGGAACCTCCATGAGTGAAATTCCCTATATTTCCATCGAACACGTCCTGAGCCACTATAACTTAGGTAAGTTGCTGTGCTGTGAACAAAACCTGCGCGGCTACTGCAACACCAGCTTTGCCATCCAAACGCTGATGGACGGCAAACCCACCTGGCATTTCTTACGCCGCTACAAAGCCAGCATTTGCGAAGAAGAACTCCTCTTCGAGCATTCCCTCATTCAGCATCTTGCCCACAACCACACCCTGCCGGTCGCCAGACTCTACCTCACCCGTGAGGGAAAGACTTACCTGATAGAACCTTGTGAAGGGACGAATCAAGCACCAACTTTTTTTGCCATTTTCGAATATCTGGGTGGTGAGGATCGCTACACCTGGATCAATCCTCACTGTAGCGACACCGAACTGCGCAACGCTGCCCTTCTTCTGGCCCGCTATCACCAGGCGGTGTGGAACTTCCAGCCGGCCGGCAGACGCGCCGAACCCGACATCCGGGGCTTAATCCCCGTCTTCCAGGCAAATCTCAACGCCTGCCTGGAAAAACCACTGCCGGCGGAACTGCACAATCCCCTCCAGGATTATGCCCCGTTCCTGAGGGCCAAATTCGAGCAACTTCAACGCCTGTTCGCCGATTCCCAAATGCAACATCTCCCCCGCCTGATTGTCCACCACGACTATCACCCCGGCAATTTAAAGTTCGAAGGGGAAAACGTGGTGGGGTTGTTCGACTTCGACTGGTCTAAGGAAGACTGGCGCGCCTTAGATGTCGCTCTGGCTTTGTTCTATTTCTCAACTGAATGGGAAGGCCAAAGCGATGGGCGCTTGCGTCTCGAAGAAGTGGAGACTTTTCTCTCTGCCTATCAGCAAAGCTTTGGCGGGACAACCGAGGGGTTTGCGCTCACCCAGAGCGAATTAAACCTGCTCTGGCCGTTCATAGAAGCAGCCAATCTCTATGTCCTGAACTGGACAATCGTGGATATCCTGAGCAAAGAAGTGGATGCGCAGGAATATGGGATGTATCTCTGGCATGGCTTGAATGCAGCCGTCTGGCTGGATCAAAACCCACTGCGCATGTAG